One stretch of Hymenobacter chitinivorans DSM 11115 DNA includes these proteins:
- a CDS encoding LysR family transcriptional regulator has protein sequence MLSYKHEIFLEVARLLSFTKASQNLFVSQSAVSKHVKALEEEYKIGLFERLGNTVKLTPAGELLYQKLLLAKQLQHELHQEFTALSADYSPRFRMMIGASTTISLYVLPPVLSAYLHQHPNIQLTLKNRNSENILKALLDHEIDLGIIEGINKVSNVTYTPFLTDDVIAVCSAKNPLNRQNLTVQDLHNVPLAVREVGSGTLAVLEEALAAHHLKLPDLPVKVRLGGTEALKNFVRVDTCLAFLPRQAVVKELETGELLEVPIRGLAMRRQFNFIQRRGTENNLPYKDFVQFMKRHYSKKE, from the coding sequence ATGCTCTCCTACAAGCACGAAATTTTCCTGGAAGTGGCCCGCCTGCTGAGCTTCACTAAGGCCAGTCAAAACCTGTTCGTGAGCCAGTCGGCCGTGAGCAAGCACGTGAAGGCCCTGGAGGAAGAGTACAAAATCGGGCTGTTTGAGCGGCTCGGCAACACCGTCAAGCTCACGCCCGCCGGCGAGCTGCTCTACCAGAAACTATTGCTGGCCAAGCAGCTCCAGCACGAACTCCACCAGGAGTTTACCGCCCTCAGCGCCGACTATTCCCCGCGCTTCCGCATGATGATTGGGGCCAGCACCACCATTTCGCTCTACGTGCTGCCCCCGGTGCTGTCGGCCTATCTGCACCAGCACCCCAACATCCAGCTCACCCTCAAAAACCGCAACAGCGAAAATATCCTCAAGGCCCTGCTCGACCACGAAATTGACCTGGGCATTATCGAGGGCATCAACAAAGTCAGCAACGTGACCTACACCCCGTTCCTGACCGACGACGTCATTGCCGTGTGCTCGGCCAAGAACCCGCTGAACCGGCAAAACCTGACCGTGCAGGACTTGCACAACGTGCCCCTGGCCGTGCGCGAAGTCGGCTCGGGTACGCTGGCGGTGCTGGAAGAAGCCCTGGCCGCGCACCACCTCAAGCTGCCTGACTTGCCGGTGAAAGTGCGGCTGGGCGGCACCGAGGCCCTCAAAAACTTCGTGCGCGTGGATACCTGCCTGGCCTTTTTGCCCCGGCAGGCGGTAGTCAAGGAACTGGAGACGGGAGAATTACTGGAAGTTCCGATTCGGGGGCTGGCCATGCGGCGGCAGTTCAATTTCATCCAGCGCCGGGGCACCGAAAACAACTTGCCCTACAAGGATTTCGTCCAATTCATGAAGCGGCACTATTCGAAAAAGGAATAG
- a CDS encoding threonine synthase, with protein sequence METCTALTSRIQTLECSACGRPHSAFTLQRVSECCQMPLLAVYDLLEPLSKASICQTEGSMWRYREVLPLLHDENRVSLGEGFTPILNLQRLGSRYDLQSLVLKDEGKNPTGSFKARGLSMAISKAKELGIEGCIVPTAGNAGVAMAAYCAKAGMRAVVAMPRHTPKAFREECYWYGAEVELIDGLINDCAAWVRHTNANGALLDVSTLKEPYRIEGKKTMGYEIAEQLNWQLPDVILYPAGGGTGLIGIWKAFQEMKALGWLASDVQLPRMVAVQATNCCPLIETYLGRQANSHHYVGKPTIANGLAVPRPLGEPLMLDVLRASHGTAVSITDEQMVEGMRELGRLEGLFVAPEGAAVWMAARHLLGTGWLRPDEKILLLNTGAGQKYLDNVEGQY encoded by the coding sequence ATGGAAACCTGCACTGCCCTCACCTCCCGAATCCAGACCCTGGAATGCTCCGCCTGCGGCCGGCCCCATTCGGCCTTTACCCTGCAGCGGGTGTCGGAGTGCTGCCAGATGCCGCTGCTGGCCGTGTACGACCTGCTCGAGCCCCTGAGCAAAGCCAGCATCTGCCAGACTGAGGGCTCGATGTGGCGCTACCGCGAGGTGCTGCCGCTGCTGCACGACGAAAACCGCGTCAGCCTGGGCGAGGGGTTCACCCCCATTCTGAACCTGCAGCGCCTGGGCAGCCGCTACGATCTGCAGTCGTTGGTGCTCAAGGATGAAGGCAAAAACCCGACCGGCTCGTTCAAGGCCCGGGGCTTGAGCATGGCTATTTCCAAGGCCAAGGAGCTGGGCATTGAGGGCTGCATCGTGCCCACGGCTGGCAATGCGGGCGTGGCTATGGCCGCCTACTGCGCCAAGGCCGGTATGCGGGCCGTGGTGGCCATGCCCCGGCACACGCCCAAGGCGTTTCGCGAGGAGTGCTACTGGTACGGAGCCGAAGTCGAGCTGATTGACGGCCTGATCAACGACTGCGCCGCCTGGGTGCGCCACACCAACGCCAATGGCGCCCTGCTCGACGTGTCGACCCTGAAAGAGCCCTACCGCATCGAGGGCAAGAAAACCATGGGCTACGAAATTGCCGAACAGCTCAACTGGCAGCTGCCCGACGTGATTCTCTACCCTGCCGGCGGCGGCACCGGCCTGATTGGCATCTGGAAGGCCTTCCAGGAAATGAAAGCTCTGGGCTGGCTGGCTTCCGACGTGCAATTGCCGCGCATGGTAGCCGTGCAGGCCACCAACTGCTGCCCCCTGATTGAAACCTATTTGGGCCGGCAGGCCAACTCCCACCACTACGTTGGCAAACCCACCATTGCCAACGGACTGGCCGTGCCGCGCCCCTTGGGTGAACCTCTCATGCTGGACGTGCTGCGCGCCTCGCACGGCACGGCCGTCAGCATCACCGACGAGCAGATGGTGGAAGGCATGCGGGAGCTGGGCCGCCTCGAAGGCCTGTTTGTGGCCCCCGAAGGCGCCGCCGTCTGGATGGCCGCCCGCCATTTGCTCGGTACCGGCTGGCTGCGGCCCGACGAGAAAATTCTGCTGCTCAATACCGGCGCCGGCCAGAAGTACCTCGACAACGTGGAAGGCCAGTATTAG
- a CDS encoding M28 family peptidase, with protein sequence MPKLLFIAAAVLVVGLLVVVGWQKRGRKVSSTTQVNAMKANQDRLYADVEFLTELRPARSYRHPVSLNKAADYIKAEFEKLDCRVEEQPFKVDGQPYRNIIASFGPATAERIIVGAHYDVCGDQPGADDNASAVAGLLETARLLHAQKPNLTRRIDFVAYSLEEPPFFGTEDMGSAVHAKSLHDQNVAVRAMICYEMIGYFSDEPGSQRFPNEQLAKLFPNTGNFITVVGKEGQEAIVAQVQRLMQAHAALDVQRINLPSAVGLAGLSDHRNYWRYGYEALMINDTSFLRNANYHQPTDTIDTLDFRRMAEVVNGVLGAILGL encoded by the coding sequence ATGCCGAAGCTTCTGTTCATTGCCGCCGCGGTGCTGGTTGTTGGGTTGCTGGTCGTTGTTGGCTGGCAGAAGCGCGGGCGCAAAGTGTCGTCAACCACGCAAGTCAACGCCATGAAAGCCAACCAGGACCGTTTGTACGCCGATGTTGAGTTTCTGACCGAGCTGCGGCCGGCCCGCAGCTACCGCCACCCGGTTTCCCTCAACAAGGCCGCCGATTATATCAAGGCCGAGTTCGAAAAGCTGGATTGCCGGGTCGAGGAGCAGCCGTTCAAAGTCGACGGGCAACCCTACCGCAACATCATTGCCTCGTTCGGCCCGGCCACGGCGGAGCGTATCATCGTGGGGGCGCACTACGACGTGTGCGGCGACCAGCCCGGCGCCGACGATAACGCCAGTGCCGTAGCCGGCCTGCTCGAAACGGCCCGCCTGCTGCACGCCCAAAAGCCCAACCTCACCCGCCGCATCGACTTCGTGGCCTATTCGCTGGAAGAGCCACCGTTTTTCGGGACCGAGGACATGGGCAGCGCCGTGCACGCCAAGTCCCTGCACGACCAGAACGTAGCCGTGCGGGCTATGATCTGCTACGAAATGATTGGCTACTTCAGTGATGAGCCCGGCTCCCAGCGCTTTCCCAACGAGCAGCTGGCCAAGCTCTTCCCCAACACCGGCAACTTCATTACGGTAGTGGGCAAGGAAGGGCAGGAAGCCATTGTGGCCCAGGTGCAACGGCTTATGCAGGCCCACGCCGCCCTCGATGTGCAGCGCATCAACCTACCCAGCGCCGTGGGCCTGGCCGGCCTCTCCGACCACCGCAACTACTGGCGCTACGGCTACGAGGCCCTAATGATCAACGACACGTCTTTCCTGCGCAACGCCAACTACCACCAACCCACGGACACCATCGATACGCTCGACTTCCGACGCATGGCCGAAGTCGTCAACGGGGTGCTAGGAGCTATTTTGGGCTTGTAA